A genomic window from Gemmatimonadaceae bacterium includes:
- a CDS encoding ATP-binding protein yields MSLTRRLLLGSAVVIVLLVAAIVTLAGGRLRDRLRDETVQDLTRSARLVSISWRAGANADSLADAAGAALDRRVTLIGDDGRVRGDSKFTAAELSGLENHRTRPEVVQARAEGVGSSYRQSTSAGDEELYVAVRHPLGFVRVSISLDTLNDIVWGAQRDVIAAGLFALLGALLIAALFARSVSGPVVELRNVARALADGDLTRRPSLNAPGEVGDLAAALHRMAEQLAGRLAALQAEEGLMRATIEALDEGIMVVDARNQVVRLNSSARRLLDVPDPVPFAADRLPPGRPLRDALRAGMAGESPDTGEVELGGRVLALVARPLPGGGAVLALLDLTARRRLENVRREFVANASHELKTPLTVVSGFAETLLDPDLGVDDRQRFAGMIRSSAQRMQRIVDDLLDLSRYESGGWKPDPRPLDLRALAADVIAGVERAARTKGLALATDIPDDATPVRADATALRQILGNLIENSVRYTPAGSVTLFAAREAGGVWVGVRDTGIGIAPEHLPRVFERFYRVDAARSREEGGTGLGLAIVKHLAEAHGGAVRADSTVGRGTTISVFLPDEGAARPT; encoded by the coding sequence GTGAGCCTCACGCGGCGGCTCCTGCTCGGATCGGCGGTCGTCATCGTCCTGCTCGTGGCGGCGATCGTGACGCTGGCGGGCGGGCGGCTGCGCGACCGGTTGCGCGACGAGACGGTGCAGGACCTCACGCGGTCGGCGCGGTTGGTGTCGATCAGCTGGCGCGCCGGCGCGAACGCCGACTCGCTGGCGGACGCCGCCGGCGCGGCGCTCGACCGCCGCGTGACGCTGATCGGCGACGACGGGCGCGTGCGCGGCGACTCCAAGTTCACGGCGGCGGAGCTGTCGGGGCTGGAGAATCACCGCACGCGGCCCGAGGTGGTGCAGGCGCGCGCCGAGGGCGTGGGCAGCTCGTACCGGCAGAGCACCAGCGCCGGGGACGAGGAGCTCTACGTGGCCGTGCGGCACCCGCTGGGATTCGTGCGGGTCTCGATCAGCCTCGACACGCTGAACGACATCGTGTGGGGAGCGCAGCGCGACGTGATCGCCGCCGGTCTGTTCGCGCTACTCGGCGCGCTGCTGATCGCGGCGCTGTTCGCGCGCAGCGTGTCGGGGCCGGTGGTGGAGCTGCGCAACGTGGCGCGCGCGCTGGCCGACGGCGACCTGACCCGCCGGCCCAGCCTCAACGCGCCGGGCGAGGTGGGCGATCTGGCGGCGGCGCTCCACCGGATGGCGGAACAGCTGGCCGGACGGCTAGCGGCGCTGCAGGCCGAGGAAGGCCTGATGCGCGCGACGATCGAGGCGCTGGATGAAGGCATCATGGTGGTGGACGCGCGCAACCAGGTGGTGCGGCTGAACAGCAGCGCCCGCCGCCTGCTCGACGTGCCCGACCCGGTTCCGTTCGCGGCCGACCGGCTTCCGCCGGGCCGGCCCCTGCGGGACGCCCTGCGCGCGGGCATGGCCGGCGAGTCGCCCGACACCGGCGAGGTGGAACTCGGCGGCCGCGTGCTGGCGCTCGTGGCCCGACCGCTGCCCGGCGGCGGCGCGGTGCTGGCGCTGCTGGATCTCACGGCCCGCCGCCGGCTGGAGAACGTGCGCCGCGAATTCGTGGCCAACGCCTCGCATGAGCTCAAGACGCCGCTCACCGTGGTGAGCGGCTTTGCCGAAACGCTGCTCGATCCCGACCTCGGCGTCGACGACCGGCAGCGGTTCGCGGGGATGATCCGGTCGAGCGCGCAGCGCATGCAGCGCATCGTGGACGACCTGCTCGACCTGTCGCGGTATGAATCGGGCGGCTGGAAGCCCGATCCCCGGCCGTTGGATCTCCGGGCACTGGCCGCGGACGTGATCGCCGGCGTGGAGCGCGCGGCGAGAACCAAGGGGCTGGCATTGGCCACGGACATCCCCGACGACGCGACCCCGGTGCGCGCCGATGCCACCGCGTTGCGCCAGATCCTCGGCAACCTGATCGAGAATTCGGTGCGCTACACGCCCGCGGGCTCGGTGACGCTGTTCGCGGCGCGCGAGGCCGGCGGCGTGTGGGTGGGGGTGCGCGACACGGGCATCGGGATCGCGCCGGAGCATCTGCCGCGCGTGTTCGAGCGGTTCTATCGCGTGGATGCGGCGCGGTCGCGCGAAGAGGGGGGCACCGGCCTGGGGCTGGCCATCGTGAAGCATCTGGCCGAAGCGCACGGCGGCGCGGTGCGGGCCGACAGCACGGTGGGACGGGGCACGACGATCAGCGTGTTCCTGCCCGACGAGGGCGCGGCGCGGCCGACCTGA
- a CDS encoding phosphatase PAP2 family protein, whose translation MATALLSRLATHDRDLYARWALDRSSRRALRNLLVAITHAGGVWSSVTVAALPLMGIRGMARAGWKPLAALVVSHLIVQLFKRSVGRPRPSCSAHGRPAIVEPDRFSFPSGHAAAAMSIAVVYAVLFPALAVPVVLCATAIGLTRVLLGVHYPGDVIAGQLIAVAAALAVLAW comes from the coding sequence ATGGCAACCGCGCTGCTCTCTCGACTCGCCACTCACGATCGCGACCTGTACGCCCGATGGGCCTTGGACCGGTCATCGCGGCGCGCGCTGCGCAACCTGCTCGTGGCGATCACCCATGCGGGCGGCGTGTGGAGCAGCGTGACGGTGGCGGCCCTCCCGCTCATGGGTATCCGGGGCATGGCGCGCGCCGGATGGAAGCCCTTGGCGGCGCTGGTGGTGTCGCACCTGATCGTACAACTGTTCAAACGCAGCGTGGGGCGCCCGCGGCCGTCGTGTTCCGCCCACGGACGACCGGCGATCGTCGAACCCGACCGGTTCTCGTTCCCGTCAGGCCACGCGGCGGCGGCGATGTCGATTGCCGTGGTGTACGCGGTGCTGTTCCCCGCTCTGGCGGTGCCGGTGGTGCTGTGCGCGACGGCGATCGGACTGACGCGGGTGCTGCTGGGCGTGCACTATCCGGGCGACGTGATCGCCGGCCAGCTGATTGCCGTGGCCGCGGCGCTCGCGGTGCTGGCGTGGTGA
- a CDS encoding glycosyltransferase: MTSAAVSRAASAADADPRGERAVERALLEVPRPQRGLDIGAQALPPRLRPHARRSVLDITEFFGETSGGVRTYLFEKAKYVEAHPELRHVVVVPGRRDAITETRGMRCYRLGGPRVPTQAPYRFMLATRSTRRIVEHERPDVIEVGSIGLVPWLLRQATRGTEVPLVAFYHSHLPRMIAPSPEHAAPHRRLAEQLAWRYLRALDRQFATTIVASDFVARELAAAGIDRTTRVPLGVDLALFNPALRARGAWTRRMAGLSTRPMVLYVGRLARDKELETLIDGWRVAESRMDAELVIVGNGPRAGALRARARGLRVRWLPHVASRTRLAHLMAAADLCVAPSSVETFGLAALEALASGVPVMCADRGGVAEMVQRSGSGAAFATASPDSVAETLRALLQQNLPALGLRGRAYAEREHDWQAVLARLFIVYGGLVRT; the protein is encoded by the coding sequence GTGACGTCGGCCGCTGTATCGCGCGCCGCGTCAGCGGCCGACGCCGACCCGCGGGGAGAGCGGGCCGTGGAGCGGGCCCTGCTCGAGGTGCCGCGACCGCAACGCGGGCTGGACATCGGCGCGCAGGCACTGCCCCCGCGGCTCCGCCCGCACGCGCGGCGATCGGTGCTCGACATCACCGAGTTCTTCGGCGAGACCAGCGGCGGGGTGCGCACTTACCTGTTCGAGAAGGCCAAGTACGTGGAGGCGCACCCGGAACTGCGCCATGTCGTGGTCGTGCCGGGGCGCCGCGACGCGATCACGGAGACCCGCGGCATGCGGTGCTATCGCCTGGGAGGACCCCGCGTGCCGACGCAAGCGCCATACCGCTTCATGCTGGCCACGCGATCGACCCGCCGCATCGTGGAGCACGAGCGGCCCGACGTGATCGAGGTGGGGAGCATCGGCCTGGTGCCCTGGCTGCTGCGGCAAGCGACCCGCGGGACCGAGGTTCCGCTGGTGGCGTTCTACCACAGCCATCTGCCGCGCATGATCGCGCCGTCACCCGAGCATGCGGCGCCGCACCGGCGCCTGGCCGAGCAGCTGGCGTGGCGATACCTGCGTGCGCTGGACCGGCAGTTCGCGACGACGATCGTGGCCTCGGACTTCGTGGCCCGCGAGCTGGCCGCGGCGGGCATCGACCGCACGACGCGCGTTCCTCTGGGGGTGGATCTCGCGCTGTTCAATCCGGCCCTCCGCGCGCGGGGGGCATGGACGCGGCGCATGGCGGGCCTCTCGACGCGGCCGATGGTGCTGTACGTGGGCCGCCTAGCACGGGACAAGGAACTGGAGACGCTGATCGACGGCTGGCGCGTGGCCGAGTCCCGCATGGACGCCGAGCTGGTGATCGTCGGCAATGGGCCGCGCGCAGGCGCATTGAGGGCGCGGGCCCGGGGCCTTCGCGTGCGATGGCTGCCGCACGTTGCCAGTCGGACGCGGCTGGCGCACCTGATGGCAGCGGCCGACCTGTGCGTGGCGCCGAGCTCGGTGGAGACATTCGGGCTGGCCGCCCTGGAAGCGCTCGCGAGCGGTGTTCCGGTGATGTGCGCCGATCGCGGCGGCGTGGCGGAGATGGTGCAGCGCTCGGGCTCGGGCGCGGCGTTCGCCACCGCATCGCCGGACTCGGTGGCCGAGACGCTGCGGGCACTACTGCAACAGAACCTTCCGGCGCTGGGGTTACGCGGGCGCGCCTATGCCGAGCGGGAGCACGACTGGCAGGCGGTGTTGGCGCGACTGTTCATCGTCTACGGTGGGCTGGTGAGGACATGA
- a CDS encoding DUF2334 domain-containing protein yields MKLLVSIHDVTPALERDVRALWDLCAERSVTPALFVVPNWHGRWPLEEHPRFAAWLRAKAREGAEVFLHGERHDEAGLRRGFADAVRAWGRTDREGEFLTLDERQAGERINRGVARLRGLGLDPIGFAAPAWLAREASYRAVRRAGLRISEDVREIRLHARATRIPSPVIRWSGRTLLRAHASAAIAGARWMAERHCWVTRVALHPSDLQHRATAESIVIHLDRWLQVRRQFHYARL; encoded by the coding sequence ATGAAGCTTCTGGTCTCGATCCACGACGTGACGCCGGCGCTGGAGCGCGACGTGCGCGCCCTCTGGGATCTGTGCGCGGAGCGCAGCGTGACGCCGGCGCTGTTCGTGGTGCCCAACTGGCACGGGCGGTGGCCGCTGGAGGAGCATCCGCGGTTCGCGGCGTGGCTGCGCGCCAAGGCGCGCGAAGGCGCCGAAGTATTCCTGCACGGCGAACGGCACGACGAAGCGGGCCTGCGGCGCGGCTTCGCGGACGCCGTGCGCGCATGGGGTCGGACGGACCGTGAGGGGGAGTTCCTGACGCTCGACGAGCGCCAGGCCGGCGAGCGCATCAATCGTGGGGTGGCGCGCCTGCGGGGACTCGGGCTCGACCCGATCGGATTCGCCGCGCCGGCGTGGCTGGCGCGTGAAGCCAGCTACCGCGCCGTGCGCCGGGCCGGCCTGCGCATCAGCGAGGACGTACGCGAGATCCGGCTGCACGCCCGCGCCACGCGCATCCCGTCGCCCGTGATCCGGTGGAGCGGCCGCACACTACTGCGGGCCCACGCGTCAGCGGCAATTGCCGGGGCGCGCTGGATGGCCGAACGCCACTGTTGGGTCACCCGGGTGGCGCTGCACCCGTCGGACCTACAGCACCGCGCCACCGCGGAGAGCATTGTCATCCATCTGGATCGGTGGCTGCAGGTGCGGCGGCAATTCCATTACGCGCGGCTCTGA
- a CDS encoding glycosyltransferase family 1 protein, producing MIARDAPLRVALFTDTHLPQLNGVTRTLERLERAVVARGGTVRVWTVDGPGTTPDTDVRRLPSVPFWAYPELRIALPNPAAVHAEVRAWRPTLVHAATPFGVGMAGRRTAARLGIPLVTSYHTSFSAYARFYRLGLLATPGWAFLRWFHNGGRRTYAPSESVAGELRHRGFKRVKVWSRGVDTAQFNPAHRSQALREQLGVRDGRLLVGNVGRVAREKGLETMLTAMHLLERATPGRFVFAFAGDGPYLEPLRRAAPSSARFLGRLEGEALSRFYASLDLFVFPSTTDTFGNVLLEAMASGVPIVAADADPTRELVTGGRGLLYYPGAGLNLANGIRTAVAQPTRLAAMRDAALTFAAQRGWDRIFDDLIADYRMAMAEAQIVMRPAAQARAIARA from the coding sequence ATGATCGCGCGGGATGCGCCACTGCGCGTGGCGCTGTTCACCGACACGCACCTGCCGCAGCTCAACGGGGTGACGCGCACGTTGGAGCGCCTGGAGCGGGCGGTCGTGGCGCGAGGCGGCACGGTGCGGGTGTGGACGGTGGACGGACCCGGCACGACGCCTGACACCGACGTCCGGCGACTGCCCAGCGTGCCCTTCTGGGCCTACCCCGAATTGCGCATCGCGCTCCCGAATCCGGCCGCGGTGCACGCCGAGGTCCGCGCCTGGCGGCCAACGCTCGTGCACGCCGCGACGCCGTTCGGCGTGGGCATGGCCGGCCGCCGGACGGCTGCGCGGCTGGGGATCCCCCTCGTGACGTCGTACCACACGAGCTTCAGCGCGTACGCGCGGTTCTATCGGCTGGGGCTGCTGGCCACCCCGGGGTGGGCGTTCTTGCGCTGGTTCCACAACGGCGGGCGGCGCACGTATGCGCCCAGCGAGTCGGTCGCGGGAGAGTTGCGCCACCGCGGCTTCAAGCGCGTGAAGGTGTGGAGCCGCGGCGTGGACACCGCGCAGTTCAATCCGGCGCATCGGTCGCAGGCGCTGCGCGAGCAACTCGGCGTCCGGGACGGGCGTCTGCTGGTGGGCAACGTGGGGCGGGTGGCGCGGGAGAAGGGGCTGGAGACGATGCTCACCGCCATGCACCTGCTGGAGCGCGCGACGCCGGGCCGGTTCGTGTTCGCGTTCGCGGGCGACGGCCCGTACCTGGAACCGCTGCGGCGGGCCGCGCCGTCGTCGGCGCGGTTCCTCGGCCGCCTGGAGGGCGAGGCGCTGAGCCGATTCTACGCCTCGCTCGACCTGTTCGTGTTCCCGTCCACCACCGACACGTTCGGCAACGTGCTGCTCGAAGCGATGGCATCCGGAGTGCCGATCGTGGCCGCCGACGCCGATCCCACGCGCGAACTCGTCACGGGCGGCCGCGGCCTCTTGTATTATCCGGGCGCGGGATTGAATCTTGCCAATGGCATCCGCACCGCGGTGGCGCAGCCCACGCGCCTGGCCGCGATGCGCGATGCCGCACTCACCTTTGCCGCGCAGCGTGGATGGGATCGCATCTTCGACGACCTGATCGCGGACTACCGCATGGCGATGGCCGAGGCGCAGATCGTCATGCGACCGGCCGCTCAGGCGCGCGCGATCGCGCGGGCGTGA
- a CDS encoding Ppx/GppA phosphatase family protein: MTRAVAGRPQRIAAIDVGSNSVRQILADVWPDGRIQIADEMKAAPRLGSGLTERGALDDGAIARALDTLRRMTMLARQQHASRIEVVATSAVREASNGDAFVAEVKRATGLRMRVLSGEEEARLAFRSALAHFELGAGRAVVMDIGGGSLELALSSDGMVEHLASLPLGALRLSERFLGGRDAHKGLAKLRRHARELIRPHLPVREWRGARLIASGGTFTNLAGMYLARQGMTTARSVHGTAIPHVDVERILEMLAGLTPAERRGVPGLNTGRADIIVAGIAVGMEVMARIEARTLQVSAYGIREGLLLEAARVVPTVADPGQAREKSVRDFGARCHFDAVHSDRVRALALRLFDGVGPRLGCLPEDRQILADAALLHDVGYHIGFRGHHKHSYHLILHAELLGMSPSEQVMVANVARYHRGKRPSKRDESLAGLAPDVRKRIRRLAAILRLADGLDRGHMGAVRDVRVRWLRRALRVTPVPARSGRALRLEVWGAQRKSDLLARVARRPVEIVAPDGAVHSSAALEV, translated from the coding sequence GTGACGCGCGCCGTCGCCGGGCGTCCGCAGCGCATCGCCGCCATCGACGTCGGGTCGAACTCCGTGCGGCAGATCCTGGCCGACGTCTGGCCGGACGGCCGCATCCAGATCGCCGACGAGATGAAGGCGGCCCCGCGGCTGGGGTCGGGGCTCACCGAACGCGGCGCGCTGGACGACGGCGCGATCGCCCGCGCGCTGGACACGCTGCGCCGGATGACGATGCTGGCCCGGCAGCAGCACGCCAGCCGGATCGAGGTCGTGGCCACGAGCGCCGTGCGCGAAGCGTCCAACGGCGACGCGTTCGTGGCCGAAGTGAAGCGCGCCACCGGTCTCCGCATGCGCGTGCTCTCCGGCGAGGAGGAGGCCCGGCTGGCGTTCCGCAGCGCGCTGGCCCACTTCGAGCTGGGCGCGGGGCGCGCGGTGGTGATGGACATCGGCGGCGGCTCGCTGGAGCTGGCGCTCAGCTCCGACGGCATGGTGGAGCATCTGGCGTCGCTTCCGCTGGGCGCGCTGCGGTTGAGCGAGCGGTTCCTCGGCGGGCGGGACGCGCACAAGGGCCTGGCCAAGCTCCGCCGGCACGCGCGCGAGCTCATCCGGCCGCACCTGCCGGTGCGGGAATGGCGCGGCGCGCGGCTCATCGCGTCGGGCGGCACGTTCACGAACCTGGCCGGCATGTACCTGGCCCGGCAGGGAATGACCACGGCGCGCAGCGTGCACGGCACGGCGATCCCGCACGTGGACGTGGAGCGGATCCTGGAGATGCTCGCGGGGCTCACGCCGGCGGAGCGGCGCGGCGTGCCCGGGCTCAACACCGGGCGCGCCGACATCATCGTGGCCGGCATCGCCGTGGGCATGGAGGTGATGGCGCGCATCGAGGCGCGCACGCTGCAGGTGTCGGCCTACGGCATCCGCGAGGGGCTGCTGCTCGAAGCGGCGCGCGTGGTGCCCACGGTGGCCGATCCCGGGCAGGCGCGCGAGAAATCGGTGCGCGACTTCGGCGCGCGCTGCCACTTCGACGCCGTGCATTCCGACCGCGTGCGCGCGCTGGCACTCCGCCTGTTCGACGGCGTGGGGCCGCGGCTGGGGTGCCTGCCCGAGGACCGGCAGATCCTGGCCGACGCCGCGCTGCTGCACGACGTGGGCTACCACATCGGGTTCCGCGGCCATCACAAGCACTCGTACCATCTCATCCTGCACGCCGAGCTGCTGGGCATGTCGCCCTCCGAGCAGGTGATGGTGGCCAACGTGGCGCGCTACCACCGCGGCAAGCGGCCGAGCAAGCGCGACGAGAGCCTGGCCGGACTGGCGCCCGACGTGCGCAAGCGCATCCGCCGGCTGGCCGCCATCCTGCGCCTGGCCGACGGCCTGGACCGCGGGCACATGGGCGCGGTGCGCGACGTGCGCGTGCGCTGGCTGCGGCGGGCGCTACGCGTGACGCCGGTGCCGGCGCGCTCGGGGCGCGCGTTGCGCCTGGAAGTGTGGGGCGCGCAGCGGAAGAGCGACCTGCTGGCGCGCGTGGCCAGGCGTCCGGTGGAGATCGTGGCCCCCGACGGCGCCGTGCACTCCTCGGCGGCGCTCGAGGTCTAG
- the ppk1 gene encoding polyphosphate kinase 1, producing the protein MPPTVPTASTPSLFFNRELSWLAFNQRVLHEAEDDRNPLLERVKFLSIFASNLDEFIMVRVAGLRRQVVAGVQHTPPDGLTPQEQLDAISRKIGELLAVQRECLRELLARLGDHGVRLVPVDELLAGERAAMDAYFRREVFPVLTPLVVDPGHPFPHISNLSISLAVEIRDPDTGAVRFARVKVPKSLPRWVPIEGRVTQFVPLEELVGAHLDALFPGVDVLDWYAFRVTRYSDLELPEFLDEPEDLLATIEEQVFKRRFGEVIRLEVVDAMPAHLRQLLLEELRDERDVLAGALTDRDVHEAGVLLGLGDLLSLAALDLPALKDAAFTPATPPGLRDTSRSMFDVIRERDMLVHHPFDSFTASVERFIEEAALDDQVLAIKMTLYRTSGDSQIVDALTEAAQRGKQVAVIVELKARFDEVNNINWARTLEEVGVHVAYGSATLKTHAKTVLVVRRESDGIRRYVHIGSGNYNSRTARIYTDIGLFTCNPQIGEEVTDLFNALTGFSRKRSYQTLLVAPTAMRARFIELLERESAHAQAGRPARVIAKMNAIVDEEIMRALYAASAAGVDIDLIVRGICCLRPGIPGVSDRIRVTSIIGRFLEHSRVWYFANGGAGQYYLGSADWMPRNFDRRVEAVVPVEDRTLHPRLRALFETLLGDNRQAWDLDADGIWHQRTPDGPVRATHVILLRDSWGRPAADVTDEMPAVPQHAGTAP; encoded by the coding sequence GTGCCGCCCACCGTGCCCACCGCGTCTACCCCATCGCTGTTCTTCAATCGCGAGCTGAGCTGGCTGGCGTTCAACCAGCGCGTGCTCCATGAGGCCGAGGACGACCGGAACCCGCTCCTCGAGCGGGTGAAGTTCCTGTCCATCTTCGCCTCGAACCTGGACGAGTTCATCATGGTCCGCGTGGCCGGCCTGCGCCGGCAGGTGGTGGCCGGGGTGCAGCACACGCCCCCGGACGGGCTCACGCCGCAGGAACAGCTCGACGCGATCAGCCGCAAGATCGGCGAGCTGCTGGCGGTGCAGCGCGAGTGCCTGCGCGAGCTCCTGGCGCGCCTGGGGGATCACGGCGTGCGGCTGGTGCCGGTGGACGAGCTGCTGGCCGGCGAGCGCGCCGCCATGGACGCGTACTTCCGGCGCGAGGTGTTCCCGGTGCTCACGCCACTGGTGGTGGACCCCGGGCATCCGTTTCCCCATATCTCCAACCTGTCCATCTCGCTGGCCGTCGAGATCCGCGATCCCGACACGGGCGCGGTGCGGTTTGCGCGGGTCAAGGTGCCCAAGAGCCTGCCGCGCTGGGTGCCCATCGAGGGGCGGGTCACGCAGTTCGTGCCGCTGGAGGAATTGGTGGGAGCGCACCTGGACGCGCTCTTCCCGGGCGTGGACGTGCTCGACTGGTATGCCTTCCGCGTCACCCGCTACTCCGATCTCGAGCTGCCCGAATTCCTCGACGAGCCCGAGGATCTGCTGGCGACGATCGAGGAGCAGGTGTTCAAGCGGCGGTTCGGCGAGGTCATCCGCCTCGAGGTGGTGGACGCGATGCCGGCCCATCTGCGCCAGCTGCTGCTCGAGGAGCTGCGCGACGAGCGCGACGTGCTGGCCGGCGCGCTCACCGACCGCGACGTGCACGAGGCCGGCGTGCTGCTCGGCCTGGGCGATCTGCTCTCGCTCGCCGCGCTCGACCTGCCGGCGCTCAAGGACGCGGCGTTCACGCCGGCCACGCCGCCCGGTCTCCGCGACACGTCGCGCTCCATGTTCGACGTGATCCGGGAACGCGACATGCTGGTGCACCATCCGTTCGATTCGTTCACGGCGAGCGTGGAGCGGTTCATCGAGGAGGCGGCGCTCGACGATCAGGTGCTGGCCATCAAGATGACGCTGTACCGCACGTCGGGCGATTCGCAGATCGTGGACGCGCTCACCGAGGCCGCGCAGCGGGGCAAGCAGGTGGCGGTGATCGTGGAGCTCAAGGCGCGGTTCGACGAGGTGAACAACATCAACTGGGCGCGGACGCTGGAAGAGGTGGGCGTCCACGTGGCCTACGGCTCGGCCACGCTCAAGACCCACGCCAAGACGGTGCTCGTGGTGCGGCGCGAGAGCGACGGCATCCGCCGCTACGTCCACATCGGCAGCGGCAACTACAACTCGCGCACGGCCCGCATCTACACCGATATTGGGCTCTTCACCTGCAACCCGCAGATCGGCGAGGAGGTCACCGACCTCTTCAACGCCCTCACCGGCTTCTCGCGCAAGCGGTCGTACCAGACGCTGCTCGTGGCCCCCACGGCCATGCGCGCGCGCTTCATCGAGCTGCTGGAGCGCGAGTCGGCGCACGCCCAGGCCGGACGCCCGGCCCGCGTGATCGCCAAGATGAACGCGATCGTGGACGAGGAGATCATGCGCGCGCTGTACGCGGCGTCCGCGGCCGGCGTGGACATCGATCTCATCGTGCGCGGCATCTGCTGCCTGCGCCCCGGCATTCCCGGGGTCAGCGACCGTATTCGCGTGACCAGCATCATCGGGCGGTTCCTGGAGCACTCCCGCGTGTGGTACTTCGCCAACGGCGGAGCGGGGCAGTACTACCTGGGCTCGGCCGACTGGATGCCGCGCAACTTCGACCGCCGCGTGGAAGCGGTGGTGCCGGTGGAGGACCGCACGCTGCATCCGCGGCTGCGGGCGCTGTTCGAGACGCTCCTCGGCGACAACCGCCAGGCGTGGGACCTGGACGCCGACGGCATCTGGCACCAGCGCACGCCCGACGGACCGGTGCGGGCCACGCACGTGATCCTGCTGCGCGATTCGTGGGGGCGGCCGGCCGCCGACGTGACCGACGAGATGCCGGCGGTGCCGCAGCACGCCGGCACCGCCCCCTGA
- a CDS encoding inorganic phosphate transporter: protein MAAFIVGIILVALVFDFSNGFHDSANSIATIVGTRVLSPLAAVVWAATFNFAALFVVKTAVATAIGSGMVEMSIVTPNVILGALLGALAWNIITWYFGIPSSSSHALIGGYAGAAIAKAGITAILWGTKWKQTLAFIVISPVVGLVAGYFLMVAVYWIFRRSAPARVDRFFRPSQLASSALLSLSHGGNDAQKTMGIIVALLVATQPVFAHQTGLLHHLYVTDAKTIPLWVEVCAYTSISLGTLFGGWRIVHTMGSRITKLRPVGGFCAETGGAISILFATRFGIPVSTTHAITGSIVGVGATHRLSAVRWGVAGRIVWAWVLTIPAAGGLSAVGYILLRALLGP from the coding sequence GTGGCCGCGTTCATCGTCGGGATCATTCTCGTCGCGCTCGTCTTCGATTTCAGCAATGGGTTTCACGATTCGGCCAATTCCATCGCCACGATCGTCGGGACCCGCGTGCTGAGCCCCCTCGCCGCCGTGGTCTGGGCCGCCACCTTCAACTTCGCGGCGCTGTTCGTGGTCAAGACGGCGGTGGCCACGGCGATCGGCTCGGGGATGGTGGAGATGAGCATCGTCACGCCGAACGTGATCCTCGGCGCGCTGCTCGGGGCCCTCGCCTGGAACATCATCACCTGGTACTTCGGCATCCCGTCCAGCTCGTCGCACGCGCTCATCGGCGGCTACGCCGGCGCCGCCATCGCCAAGGCCGGCATCACGGCGATTCTCTGGGGCACCAAGTGGAAGCAGACGCTCGCCTTCATCGTCATCTCGCCGGTCGTGGGCCTGGTGGCGGGCTACTTCCTGATGGTCGCCGTGTACTGGATCTTCCGGCGCAGCGCGCCGGCCCGCGTGGACCGGTTCTTCCGGCCGTCGCAACTCGCCAGTTCGGCTCTGCTCTCGCTGTCGCACGGCGGCAACGACGCCCAGAAGACCATGGGCATCATCGTCGCGCTGCTGGTGGCCACCCAACCGGTGTTCGCGCACCAGACCGGCCTGCTGCACCACCTCTACGTGACCGATGCCAAGACCATCCCCCTCTGGGTGGAGGTGTGCGCGTACACGTCCATCTCTCTGGGCACGCTGTTCGGCGGGTGGCGCATCGTGCACACGATGGGCTCGCGCATCACCAAACTGCGGCCCGTGGGCGGCTTCTGCGCCGAGACCGGGGGCGCGATCTCGATCCTCTTCGCCACGCGGTTCGGGATCCCGGTGAGCACCACGCACGCGATCACGGGTTCGATCGTCGGCGTGGGGGCCACCCACCGCCTTTCGGCGGTGCGGTGGGGGGTGGCGGGCCGGATCGTGTGGGCCTGGGTGCTCACCATCCCGGCCGCCGGCGGGTTGTCGGCGGTGGGCTATATCCTTCTGCGGGCGCTACTTGGGCCGTGA
- a CDS encoding DUF47 family protein: MFGRLIPHDEQFFQAFNQLAKQLVAAARKLAQLFDDAEHAAAHVRALKEIEHQADDITAAVNLRLNRSFITPFDREDIHMLVSRLDDVVDLIDGAARRYEMLHIKAVRPQAKALARVLVDAADHLHLAVEGIKKPAEVTRQVAEVKRLEEEADAIYQEAVGGLFANGGDVLDVLRWKEMYDTLERTTDYCMGVAQVLQSISLKNA, from the coding sequence ATGTTCGGTCGGCTCATCCCGCACGACGAGCAGTTCTTCCAGGCTTTCAACCAGTTGGCCAAACAGTTGGTGGCCGCCGCCCGCAAGCTCGCCCAGCTCTTCGACGACGCGGAGCACGCGGCGGCGCACGTGCGAGCGCTCAAGGAAATCGAGCACCAGGCCGACGACATCACGGCCGCGGTGAACCTCCGGCTCAACCGGAGCTTCATCACGCCGTTCGACCGCGAGGACATCCACATGCTGGTGTCGCGGCTGGACGATGTCGTGGACCTGATCGACGGCGCCGCCCGCCGCTACGAGATGCTCCACATCAAGGCCGTGCGCCCGCAGGCCAAGGCACTGGCGCGCGTGCTGGTGGACGCCGCCGATCACCTGCACCTGGCCGTGGAGGGGATCAAGAAGCCCGCCGAGGTCACCCGCCAGGTGGCCGAGGTGAAGCGGCTGGAGGAGGAAGCCGACGCGATCTATCAGGAAGCCGTGGGCGGCCTGTTCGCCAACGGCGGCGACGTCCTGGACGTGCTCCGGTGGAAGGAGATGTACGACACGCTCGAGCGCACCACCGACTATTGCATGGGTGTGGCGCAGGTGCTGCAGAGCATCTCCCTCAAGAACGCCTGA